A DNA window from Argiope bruennichi chromosome X2, qqArgBrue1.1, whole genome shotgun sequence contains the following coding sequences:
- the LOC129960849 gene encoding protein TSSC4-like: MKKTFAISPHLNKRLISTLMSSKNNNSSENSSFSLKATSEFAARSGDVFGRLQALEQRHETWVSEHETVESYDEPNILDMQEDSEAFKKPLPARQRKRKCSRCQDSDKSGQVSYSFKRPFPVKQESSVPQFKLQPQKWKKYSLEDIPLSSDATNTAVALQFLDEIRQRKQQSESNIADDSKKIVFNKPLHKKQKIAPDSTSDSSPLDSFKSTFTSSQVDSTSNDNEIRNLSVTLTHLEEEEEEEEEEDCYK; encoded by the coding sequence ATGAAGAAAACCTTCGCTATATCTCCTCACCTGAATAAACGATTAATATCCACTCTAATGTcttcaaaaaataacaattcttcAGAGAATAGCAGTTTTTCTCTGAAGGCAACAAGTGAATTTGCTGCACGATCAGGAGATGTATTTGGAAGACTTCAGGCTCTTGAACAAAGACATGAAACATGGGTATCCGAACATGAAACAGTAGAAAGTTATGATGAGCCAAATATTCTTGATATGCAAGAAGATTCTGAAGCTTTTAAAAAGCCATTACCTGCTCGTCAGaggaaaagaaaatgttcaaGATGTCAAGATTCTGATAAAAGTGGACAAGTCTCTTATTCTTTCAAAAGGCCTTTTCCTGTGAAACAAGAGTCTTCTGTGCCACAGTTTAAGTTGCAACCTCAGAagtggaaaaaatattctttagaagaCATACCACTGTCATCTGATGCAACTAACACTGCTGTAGCTCTACAATTCTTGGATGAAATACGGCAACGCAAGCAACAGTCAGAATCAAACATTGCTGATGATAGTAAGAAGATTGTATTTAATAAACCCCTTCACAAGAAACAGAAAATAGCACCCGACAGTACTTCAGATTCATCTCCACTTGATTCTTTTAAAAGCACTTTTACATCTAGTCAAGTGGATTCAACTTCCAATGATAACGAAATCAGAAATCTGAGTGTTACACTTACTCATCTTGAAgaagaggaggaggaggaggaagaagaagattgttataaataa